A region of Armatimonadota bacterium DNA encodes the following proteins:
- a CDS encoding glucosamine 6-phosphate synthetase, whose product MCGQTGVIYGPKKRQSEEQTYLKWLFIHLLLLSERRGPFATGLAWLKKDGSHCIFKRPMRAVEFVKMKQFVDAIAYVDNSTTWLAGHTRWPTRGSIERIENAHPIRSGYVLGTHNGTIANADELFKEFDLPRFAEVDSEIIFRMTDADMKNGRIDTDVLKSRLALCSGQISAVMASKLDPQIVVVVKGNMPLELRYHPEHRVVVYASDSTYLNTALSREKGWRRIAAKPMSIMTFHIDNLPNFESVPFRLAGVSVANFERFTGR is encoded by the coding sequence ATGTGTGGACAGACTGGGGTCATCTATGGACCAAAAAAGAGACAGTCGGAGGAGCAGACATATCTGAAGTGGCTTTTTATACATTTGCTGCTATTGAGTGAGAGGCGAGGACCTTTCGCGACCGGTCTTGCCTGGCTGAAAAAAGATGGCAGTCACTGCATTTTCAAACGTCCGATGCGCGCAGTTGAGTTTGTGAAGATGAAACAGTTTGTTGATGCGATAGCCTATGTTGACAACTCAACGACCTGGCTTGCCGGACATACCCGCTGGCCTACACGCGGTTCGATAGAGAGAATTGAAAATGCACATCCCATTCGCTCGGGATATGTCTTGGGCACTCATAACGGCACTATTGCAAATGCAGACGAATTGTTCAAAGAGTTTGACCTGCCAAGGTTTGCTGAGGTAGACAGCGAGATAATCTTCAGAATGACCGATGCTGATATGAAGAACGGTCGTATCGATACCGATGTGCTCAAGAGCCGACTCGCCCTTTGCAGTGGGCAGATAAGCGCGGTAATGGCATCTAAGCTCGATCCCCAAATTGTAGTCGTGGTAAAGGGCAATATGCCCCTGGAATTGAGATATCATCCGGAGCACAGGGTAGTAGTATATGCCTCAGATTCCACGTATCTCAATACCGCGCTTTCTCGTGAGAAGGGCTGGCGACGGATAGCAGCGAAACCTATGAGCATAATGACTTTTCACATTGACAACCTGCCGAATTTTGAAAGCGTGCCGTTTCGGTTAGCCGGAGTGTCTGTTGCTAACTTCGAGCGTTTTACAGGTCGGTAG
- a CDS encoding site-specific integrase, which translates to MTDSHATLTTRNIVFQEAAEGADSELLELLENAQNFLTTTIADSTKEIYARDWKGFERWCISHALPYMPSSPDVVGCYFTSLAMKNFRITTIRRHCAAIAAAHREAGYPTPTSHPAIKELLHGMTRKIGSPPKPVDALLSEDIKRMVEALPDTFLGIRDKAIILIGFAGAFRRSEIVGLNVADINYRDEGIVILLRRSKTDQQGEGRLVGIPRGKNFDTCPVAALERWLEISQITEGAIFRGLDRYNNLVSDRLSRRAIGTVVKRAANAAGLDPEKYSGHSLRSGHCTQASRAGVAEHIIAQQTGHKSISSLKRYIRLGRLFEENSADALGL; encoded by the coding sequence ATGACAGATTCTCATGCTACACTGACTACCAGAAATATTGTGTTCCAGGAAGCTGCGGAGGGGGCTGATTCCGAGCTTCTTGAACTCCTCGAAAACGCTCAAAACTTCCTCACAACCACCATTGCCGATTCCACGAAAGAGATATATGCGCGTGACTGGAAGGGCTTTGAGCGGTGGTGTATAAGTCACGCTCTTCCTTATATGCCTTCATCACCGGATGTTGTCGGCTGTTACTTCACATCACTAGCGATGAAGAACTTCCGCATTACAACTATCCGCAGACACTGTGCCGCAATAGCCGCAGCTCATCGTGAGGCCGGATATCCAACCCCGACAAGTCACCCGGCAATAAAAGAATTGCTGCACGGAATGACGAGGAAGATAGGCAGCCCGCCAAAGCCGGTGGATGCTCTGCTGTCGGAAGATATCAAGCGGATGGTAGAGGCACTGCCGGATACATTTCTCGGTATACGTGACAAAGCAATAATCCTCATAGGTTTCGCCGGAGCATTCAGGCGCTCAGAAATCGTTGGATTGAATGTCGCTGACATCAACTATCGGGATGAAGGTATTGTTATTCTTCTGAGGCGAAGTAAAACCGACCAGCAGGGAGAGGGTCGATTAGTGGGTATCCCCCGTGGCAAGAATTTCGATACCTGCCCGGTAGCTGCACTCGAGCGCTGGTTGGAGATATCTCAGATTACAGAGGGTGCAATCTTCCGAGGACTCGATAGATATAACAATCTAGTGTCCGACAGGCTTTCAAGAAGAGCGATAGGGACGGTTGTCAAAAGAGCTGCAAATGCAGCAGGGCTGGACCCTGAGAAATACAGCGGGCACTCACTGAGGTCCGGTCACTGCACTCAGGCAAGCAGAGCCGGTGTGGCTGAGCACATTATTGCTCAACAGACCGGGCATAAATCCATCAGTTCATTGAAGAGATATATCCGTCTGGGCCGTCTGTTCGAAGAAAACAGCGCGGATGCTCTCGGACTGTAG
- a CDS encoding Ada metal-binding domain-containing protein — translation MKLYRLVAVILLGGLILGAVGYCLCSSIVPIQTPAYIGNVRTGIFHRRTCSYLPHEKNRSYFESREEAIDAGYRPCRKCRP, via the coding sequence GTGAAGTTATATCGTCTGGTTGCAGTGATTCTGCTGGGTGGGCTTATCCTCGGCGCCGTAGGATATTGCTTGTGCAGCAGTATTGTTCCAATTCAGACACCGGCTTACATCGGAAATGTGCGGACCGGTATCTTTCATCGCAGGACATGCAGCTATCTGCCACATGAAAAGAACAGGTCGTATTTCGAGTCCAGAGAGGAGGCGATCGATGCAGGATACAGACCGTGCCGGAAATGCAGGCCGTAG